A region from the Thermanaeromonas toyohensis ToBE genome encodes:
- a CDS encoding 4Fe-4S dicluster domain-containing protein — MTGPELVAKVWEGGVVGAGGAGFPTHLKLKARVEIVVANGAECEPLLQVDRQLLAAEAGVILQALKAVKEAVGAVRAYVALKAKYLEAAETIKRLLPSYPGLELKFVPDVYPVGDEQVLVFETTGRLVPEGGIPPQVGVLVLNIETLFNIYNALTGWPVVDKYVTVTGAVARPLTLKVPIGTPVAELLALVNPTAQDFIVLDGGPMMGKPILPTQAVVTKTTKGLIVLPSQHPLARRKQLSARVALKRALAACCQCRECTEFCPRYLLGQAIEPHKTLRSVTYGVSSDSSSILSAFLCSECGLCDLFACTLELSPRQVNIALKAELKRQGYRPQPKNRFLKVRPWRKHRQVPASRLLARLGLLPYERPAPLSLELYQPRQVILPLQQGAGRPVQPLVRPGDKVARGEVIGRLAENEMGANLHASIAGTVVHVGDTIVIRA; from the coding sequence TTGACTGGCCCGGAACTAGTGGCCAAAGTGTGGGAAGGCGGAGTGGTGGGAGCTGGTGGCGCTGGCTTTCCTACTCACCTGAAGCTTAAGGCCAGGGTCGAGATAGTAGTGGCCAACGGGGCCGAATGCGAGCCTCTCCTACAGGTAGACCGGCAATTGCTGGCCGCCGAAGCAGGAGTTATATTACAGGCCCTTAAAGCTGTGAAGGAAGCGGTAGGGGCGGTGCGGGCTTACGTGGCCCTTAAAGCTAAGTACCTAGAAGCAGCAGAAACAATAAAAAGGCTTTTGCCTTCCTATCCAGGTCTAGAGCTTAAATTCGTGCCTGACGTTTACCCGGTTGGTGATGAGCAAGTATTAGTCTTTGAAACAACAGGTCGCCTAGTACCCGAGGGAGGTATTCCACCCCAGGTGGGGGTGCTGGTTTTAAACATAGAGACGCTATTTAATATATATAATGCCCTGACAGGGTGGCCGGTAGTGGATAAGTACGTTACGGTAACCGGGGCTGTAGCTCGACCCTTAACCCTTAAAGTGCCAATAGGTACTCCGGTAGCCGAACTTTTAGCCCTGGTTAACCCAACGGCACAAGACTTTATTGTACTCGATGGCGGGCCTATGATGGGCAAGCCGATTCTACCTACCCAGGCAGTAGTGACCAAAACCACCAAAGGATTGATAGTTTTACCCTCCCAACATCCCTTAGCACGAAGAAAGCAACTTTCAGCCCGAGTAGCCTTAAAAAGGGCCCTGGCGGCCTGCTGCCAGTGCCGCGAATGTACAGAGTTTTGCCCACGCTACCTTTTGGGTCAGGCAATAGAACCTCACAAGACGTTAAGATCTGTGACCTATGGAGTGAGTAGCGATAGTTCCAGTATCCTCTCGGCCTTTTTATGCTCGGAGTGTGGACTGTGTGACCTTTTTGCCTGCACGCTGGAATTGTCCCCACGCCAGGTCAATATAGCCCTGAAAGCAGAATTAAAGCGGCAGGGATACCGGCCACAACCAAAGAACCGATTCCTAAAAGTAAGGCCGTGGAGGAAACATCGCCAGGTGCCAGCCAGCAGGCTTCTCGCAAGGCTAGGGCTTCTACCCTACGAGCGGCCAGCTCCGCTATCTCTTGAGCTTTATCAGCCACGCCAGGTTATATTACCCCTGCAGCAAGGGGCTGGGCGACCGGTCCAACCCCTGGTTAGGCCGGGGGATAAGGTGGCGCGGGGAGAAGTGATCGGGCGATTAGCCGAAAATGAGATGGGTGCCAATCTTCACGCCAGTATAGCGGGGACAGTAGTGCACGTTGGTGATACTATTGTAATTAGGGCCTAA
- a CDS encoding BMC domain-containing protein: MRHAIGLVELTSVAPGLKAADIMVKASKVELLQAISMCPGKFVILIAGEISAVQGAIEAGIKDLSAYVIGSLVLGNIHEDVFPALKGEVPVDDLGALGLIETFSVATAIRAADAAAKAAKVKLLEVRLARGMGGKAFVLLTGDVGAVTAAVDSASKLAEEEGMLVGTTILANPDPQLWAQIL; encoded by the coding sequence TTGAGGCACGCCATTGGGCTAGTAGAGCTAACGAGTGTGGCTCCCGGCCTTAAGGCTGCGGATATTATGGTGAAAGCCTCTAAGGTAGAGCTTCTCCAGGCTATCAGTATGTGCCCGGGCAAGTTTGTGATACTTATAGCCGGAGAGATTAGTGCTGTGCAGGGAGCTATAGAGGCAGGGATAAAAGATTTGTCCGCCTATGTTATAGGTAGCCTAGTGCTGGGCAACATACATGAAGATGTGTTCCCGGCCTTAAAGGGTGAGGTCCCGGTGGACGACCTGGGTGCTCTGGGGCTTATTGAGACTTTTTCCGTAGCTACCGCTATACGAGCGGCGGACGCGGCGGCCAAGGCAGCTAAAGTAAAGCTCCTGGAAGTGCGGCTGGCCCGGGGTATGGGTGGTAAAGCCTTTGTGCTCTTGACGGGAGACGTAGGAGCAGTGACGGCAGCGGTGGATAGCGCATCTAAGCTGGCGGAAGAAGAGGGGATGCTGGTAGGAACAACTATTTTAGCCAATCCTGACCCTCAATTGTGGGCGCAGATATTATAG